The following are encoded together in the Thermococcus sibiricus MM 739 genome:
- a CDS encoding ABC transporter ATP-binding protein: MPLLEISNLSFSYDGRDYALSDINLSTDISSGILSILGPNGAGKTTLVNILTTTFKPQKGMAKIFGLDVVKDKKKIREMISLCAQDLELDVLLSVRTNLKFYGIIRGIPKNELEKRLDDIVEMFGLTEHQHKRVLELSGGLRRRTQLARAFLDPRSKLIFIDEPTLGLDPIGKKITWDLIREMSKEGYYFVLTTNDMAEVESLSDEIVFIHKGRIILHTTLREFKHVYAGKVMVTFKKELFPQLMGMLSNYLKRNNLGKIIGKDTVELEDKLAFYELLLFLRDIGFDITQIVVKEETLLDGFIKLIGGIEK; this comes from the coding sequence ATGCCATTGTTAGAAATTAGCAACCTAAGTTTTTCCTATGATGGAAGAGACTATGCGTTGAGTGACATAAACTTAAGCACAGATATCTCCAGTGGCATACTTTCAATTCTGGGACCTAATGGGGCTGGAAAGACCACTTTAGTTAATATACTAACGACTACATTTAAACCCCAAAAAGGCATGGCTAAAATCTTCGGTCTTGATGTAGTTAAAGATAAAAAGAAAATTAGAGAAATGATATCATTATGTGCTCAAGATTTAGAGCTTGATGTTCTGCTTTCTGTCAGGACGAATTTAAAATTCTATGGTATAATACGGGGAATTCCAAAGAACGAACTTGAGAAACGCTTAGATGATATTGTTGAAATGTTTGGTTTAACTGAGCATCAGCATAAAAGAGTACTTGAACTGTCTGGAGGATTAAGACGAAGGACACAATTAGCTAGGGCTTTCTTAGATCCAAGAAGTAAATTAATATTTATAGACGAGCCAACCTTAGGACTAGATCCCATCGGGAAAAAGATTACCTGGGATCTCATTCGTGAAATGAGTAAGGAGGGATACTATTTCGTCCTAACAACTAACGACATGGCGGAAGTTGAGAGTCTATCTGATGAGATAGTTTTCATACATAAAGGAAGGATAATCCTTCATACAACTCTTAGAGAATTCAAACATGTTTATGCCGGTAAAGTCATGGTGACGTTCAAAAAGGAATTATTCCCTCAACTTATGGGAATGCTGTCTAATTATCTCAAACGCAACAACTTAGGGAAAATTATTGGAAAAGATACTGTAGAGCTGGAAGATAAATTGGCATTTTATGAACTTCTCCTGTTCTTGCGAGATATCGGTTTTGATATTACTCAAATTGTTGTTAAGGAGGAGACATTGCTTGATGGATTTATAAAGCTCATTGGGGGGATTGAAAAATGA
- a CDS encoding proteasome assembly chaperone family protein — MQKPVELILPEIKNPIFIEGYPGIGLVGHIAANFLAKELNMEMIGYVESPFLPPMSLILEGKPNPPLRFYGKSNLIVAVADIYIPPTLVNEIAKELTSYLKQNNAEKVISLGGMGIGFFKEHMEVWGVGGSEEENKDLKNLGVKILKYGSIMGMSGKLLWEASKENLKVYTLLGETFGDRPDPGAAANVIEVLKKLAPIEVSIEPLLKEAQIIEEQLRKMHEQMEFARKRAEKEYESVYL; from the coding sequence ATGCAAAAACCAGTGGAGCTTATTCTACCAGAGATCAAAAACCCTATTTTTATCGAGGGTTATCCTGGAATAGGCCTTGTTGGACATATTGCCGCCAACTTTTTAGCAAAAGAACTCAACATGGAAATGATAGGCTATGTTGAGAGCCCATTTTTACCACCAATGTCACTAATCCTTGAAGGTAAACCGAATCCACCTCTAAGATTTTACGGAAAAAGCAACCTCATTGTAGCTGTAGCCGATATTTATATCCCACCAACACTCGTAAACGAAATTGCAAAAGAATTAACATCATATTTAAAGCAAAACAATGCTGAAAAAGTGATCTCGCTTGGAGGAATGGGCATTGGATTTTTCAAAGAACATATGGAGGTTTGGGGTGTCGGAGGGAGTGAAGAAGAAAATAAGGACTTGAAAAACTTAGGAGTTAAAATACTAAAATATGGTTCTATAATGGGGATGAGCGGGAAACTTTTATGGGAAGCTAGTAAAGAAAATCTCAAAGTTTACACTTTGTTGGGAGAGACTTTTGGAGATAGACCAGATCCCGGGGCTGCGGCCAATGTGATTGAAGTACTAAAAAAGCTTGCTCCAATAGAAGTTTCAATAGAACCTCTTCTTAAAGAAGCTCAAATAATTGAAGAACAATTAAGAAAGATGCATGAACAAATGGAATTCGCAAGAAAAAGAGCGGAAAAAGAGTATGAAAGTGTTTATTTGTGA
- a CDS encoding Lrp/AsnC family transcriptional regulator encodes MKEIEEKLGKKRPTIKYMINRLRKLGILRGFMSVVNDKAYNRGFCGIAEGLNEEFIKQFKEHEIMIGILKPEGYLIEWYFTSDEDIYQKIFEFSKYVNKFGIYYFDMFESGVKGFSFANAVRKDEGGYKSILDF; translated from the coding sequence ATGAAAGAGATAGAAGAGAAACTTGGCAAGAAAAGACCCACTATAAAATACATGATTAACAGGCTAAGAAAACTGGGCATTCTAAGGGGATTCATGAGCGTGGTCAATGACAAAGCTTACAACCGTGGCTTCTGTGGGATAGCGGAAGGGCTAAATGAGGAGTTCATAAAACAGTTCAAAGAGCATGAAATAATGATCGGTATACTGAAACCAGAGGGGTACCTGATAGAGTGGTACTTTACAAGTGATGAGGACATCTATCAAAAAATATTTGAATTCAGCAAATATGTTAACAAATTCGGCATATACTATTTTGACATGTTTGAATCTGGTGTAAAAGGATTCTCTTTTGCAAATGCTGTGAGAAAAGATGAAGGTGGGTACAAATCTATTCTGGATTTTTAA
- a CDS encoding PIN domain-containing protein, with protein MEEIIEKADLQILINLIQTKDRIKVNAPLYDLPLLEAHPYKRGYQVKVLAHEKEFHKILNGHEKYFYDLPTYRDFYECFLSSSIITYANIDEFEEKLATYKSLTKRIIFSPDTNLLYHAFLSKIKGIEGVQIAIVDLVKKEVENAMNFKYSPAHLRELGRILHNSHLLQEFSNRRMKKSRKATYIALREYEKLKDKIIEVKSIDEKTNTNDELIIKTLKEFDKNTPSLVVLLTADIAMTDIARIEGVEYFLFEYPHEELKEHYGTGYQFRTLLFNLAAVFGVIEINNVLVFGEFRGKTKLNELKLRFMNDIYQEFHFHWNLCRKLEKLELRDNYK; from the coding sequence ATGGAGGAAATTATAGAAAAGGCCGATCTACAAATTTTAATTAACTTAATCCAGACTAAAGACAGAATTAAAGTAAATGCACCCTTATATGACCTTCCTCTTTTAGAGGCCCATCCTTACAAACGTGGATATCAAGTTAAGGTGCTCGCACATGAAAAGGAGTTCCATAAAATTTTGAATGGCCATGAGAAATACTTCTATGACCTCCCAACATACAGGGATTTTTATGAATGCTTTCTCTCAAGCAGTATTATAACATATGCCAATATAGATGAATTTGAAGAAAAGTTGGCCACATATAAGAGTCTGACAAAGAGAATAATATTCTCTCCAGATACAAATCTTCTTTATCATGCTTTCCTCAGCAAAATTAAAGGTATAGAAGGAGTCCAAATTGCAATAGTGGATCTGGTGAAGAAAGAAGTGGAGAATGCTATGAATTTCAAATACAGTCCCGCCCATTTAAGAGAGCTTGGGAGAATCCTCCATAATTCCCACCTTTTACAAGAGTTCAGCAATAGGAGGATGAAAAAATCGCGTAAGGCCACTTACATAGCATTAAGAGAATATGAAAAACTCAAAGACAAAATAATTGAAGTAAAGAGTATTGATGAAAAAACAAACACGAACGATGAATTGATAATCAAGACACTAAAAGAGTTTGATAAAAATACCCCGTCCTTAGTAGTTCTTCTAACTGCAGACATCGCAATGACTGATATTGCACGGATAGAAGGAGTGGAATACTTTCTATTTGAATACCCTCATGAAGAACTTAAGGAGCATTATGGAACGGGTTACCAGTTTAGAACACTTTTATTTAATTTGGCAGCAGTCTTTGGAGTAATTGAGATAAACAACGTGCTAGTATTTGGCGAATTCAGAGGAAAAACAAAACTGAATGAGTTAAAGTTAAGATTCATGAATGACATATATCAAGAGTTTCATTTCCACTGGAACCTCTGCAGAAAACTGGAAAAATTGGAATTGAGAGATAATTATAAATAA
- a CDS encoding DUF473 domain-containing protein, giving the protein MDLLVLAGISRKTLDQLLRNPYRTIEIRSARNVIAIQSLKLGERVFLTYETLQDITQGTEGIIAEVLKIERMEQRIPWEESDEREQTICRLQLRLKGLGKVIEISTEGEVVKARVREMFPHEMAIG; this is encoded by the coding sequence ATGGACCTTCTTGTTCTCGCAGGAATATCTCGAAAAACCCTTGATCAACTCCTGAGAAACCCATATCGAACAATAGAAATACGAAGCGCCAGAAATGTGATAGCTATACAAAGTTTAAAACTTGGTGAAAGAGTTTTCTTAACTTATGAAACCCTGCAGGATATAACTCAAGGTACTGAAGGAATAATAGCAGAAGTTTTGAAAATAGAAAGAATGGAGCAAAGAATCCCGTGGGAAGAAAGTGATGAGCGAGAACAGACCATTTGTAGACTCCAATTAAGACTTAAAGGCTTAGGAAAGGTTATTGAAATTTCTACAGAAGGTGAAGTTGTAAAAGCAAGAGTAAGAGAAATGTTTCCTCACGAAATGGCCATAGGTTAA
- a CDS encoding radical SAM protein — protein sequence MEYPILRPDVDLIETNAGAIINKARENKFMFVTYTQFDVLRLCTGENSLEDIVNLISQKYEVSKERVKHDVQNFISFMHKNDVLTVSKRKLGNITKSKKFMKSKEEILSERKNISRFPTKFSQLSALWLILTERCSLECSYCNMALEAKFKPDDEVIMATGDALRLLDEARALGAKILGISGGEITAYSDIFKVIRHAFDIGYQHVIFGTKAVGITKKFAERLYGSGARRIQISIDTLDPETYQKLILNGTLESALRGIYNLIDAGFKIHVRSTITKYNIDQIPELWEFMHDLGAESIVGFVVYPEGRADRHLLPSKEQIKWLENTIREKFKDKKFVPEVSYFRCGIPVTCSAGILSIAAYPNGNVTLCDSGRTLMTKYPKKYVFGNFKYQSLKEIWENSKTLNKFRKSKFLPPCSECSYLYNCLRGCPMISEIVFDNPELADPRCIIRYPYSEDGTKRTPNDIFLWDTPRGGSDAIVRN from the coding sequence ATGGAATACCCGATACTTAGGCCAGATGTTGATCTTATTGAAACCAATGCTGGAGCTATAATAAATAAAGCAAGGGAAAACAAATTCATGTTTGTCACCTATACTCAATTTGATGTCCTGCGTCTATGCACTGGAGAAAATTCTTTGGAGGATATTGTAAATCTCATATCTCAGAAATACGAAGTCTCAAAGGAACGAGTTAAACATGACGTTCAGAACTTCATAAGTTTTATGCATAAGAATGATGTACTTACTGTATCTAAAAGAAAATTAGGGAACATTACAAAATCAAAAAAGTTTATGAAATCCAAGGAAGAAATACTCAGCGAAAGAAAAAATATCTCAAGATTCCCAACTAAGTTCTCACAACTTTCAGCACTTTGGCTAATACTTACAGAGAGATGTTCCTTAGAATGCAGTTATTGTAATATGGCATTGGAAGCAAAGTTTAAACCCGATGATGAAGTAATTATGGCAACCGGTGATGCACTGAGGCTTTTGGACGAAGCAAGAGCCCTTGGAGCAAAAATCCTTGGAATATCAGGAGGGGAGATAACGGCATATTCTGACATATTTAAGGTTATTCGCCACGCTTTTGACATAGGATACCAGCATGTTATCTTTGGAACAAAAGCCGTAGGGATAACAAAGAAATTTGCAGAGCGTCTCTATGGAAGTGGAGCAAGGAGGATTCAGATTAGTATCGATACTCTTGATCCCGAAACGTATCAAAAATTAATACTAAATGGGACATTAGAATCAGCTCTTCGTGGAATCTATAACTTAATTGATGCTGGCTTTAAGATACATGTCAGGAGTACAATAACAAAATATAACATTGATCAAATTCCTGAACTTTGGGAGTTCATGCATGATTTAGGAGCTGAAAGCATTGTTGGATTTGTCGTTTATCCAGAAGGAAGAGCAGATCGCCACTTACTTCCCTCTAAGGAACAGATTAAATGGTTAGAAAACACCATAAGGGAGAAATTCAAAGACAAAAAATTTGTACCTGAGGTTTCTTATTTCAGATGTGGAATTCCAGTAACGTGCAGTGCTGGTATACTTTCTATAGCAGCTTATCCAAATGGAAATGTTACTTTATGTGACTCTGGAAGAACACTAATGACAAAATATCCTAAAAAATACGTTTTTGGTAATTTCAAGTACCAATCTTTAAAAGAAATCTGGGAAAACAGTAAAACACTAAACAAATTTAGAAAAAGTAAATTTTTACCTCCTTGTAGTGAATGTTCCTACTTATACAACTGTCTGAGAGGTTGTCCAATGATTTCTGAAATTGTTTTCGACAATCCAGAACTTGCAGATCCGAGGTGTATAATTAGATACCCCTACTCTGAGGATGGTACAAAAAGAACACCAAATGATATTTTCCTTTGGGATACGCCCAGAGGTGGTAGTGATGCCATTGTTAGAAATTAG
- a CDS encoding lipid-A-disaccharide synthase N-terminal domain-containing protein, with product MTKRGDNVKEVVGLIGMLLLVSSWAPQTLETIKNKKCPLNLEFIIIYVTASLLLTIYSYLIRDPVFLALNSLAALQSGINLYVKLQYK from the coding sequence ATGACGAAAAGAGGTGATAATGTGAAAGAAGTTGTGGGATTGATAGGTATGCTCCTTCTCGTGAGTTCTTGGGCACCCCAAACATTAGAAACTATAAAAAATAAAAAGTGCCCACTGAACTTAGAATTTATTATAATCTATGTCACTGCTTCCCTGTTGCTGACAATCTATTCATACTTAATACGGGACCCTGTGTTTCTAGCCTTAAACTCCCTTGCAGCCCTTCAGAGTGGAATTAACTTATATGTGAAACTCCAATACAAGTGA
- a CDS encoding SDR family NAD(P)-dependent oxidoreductase — MELKGKVALVTGASRGIGRAIAVSLSQKGCNVAINYSKDVEGAKKTEELCKAHGVETLVVKADVSNRSEVRNMLEKIITKFGRIDILVNNAGILGKASNPMEITDDDWDRVLNVNLKGAFIVSQEVLKYMKRGKIINIASIAGKGEISPHVGAHYSASKGGLIALTFNLARHLAPHILVNAVAPGSVETELIEDADKESLKKLTLTGKIANPEDIAHAVIFLLENDQITGEIIDVNGGRLMD; from the coding sequence ATGGAACTCAAAGGAAAAGTTGCATTAGTTACGGGGGCTTCTAGAGGGATTGGCAGGGCCATAGCTGTATCTCTTTCCCAAAAAGGATGCAACGTTGCGATCAACTACTCAAAAGATGTTGAGGGAGCCAAGAAAACTGAAGAACTTTGCAAAGCCCATGGTGTTGAAACCTTGGTTGTAAAGGCTGATGTTAGTAATAGAAGCGAAGTTAGGAACATGTTGGAAAAGATCATCACAAAATTTGGTAGAATAGATATCCTAGTAAATAATGCAGGAATACTCGGAAAGGCTTCCAACCCAATGGAGATAACTGATGATGATTGGGACAGGGTTTTGAATGTTAACCTCAAAGGAGCTTTCATAGTCAGCCAAGAAGTTCTAAAATATATGAAAAGGGGCAAAATAATAAACATAGCATCAATAGCAGGTAAGGGAGAAATAAGCCCTCACGTTGGAGCACACTATTCCGCTTCAAAAGGCGGCCTAATTGCACTTACTTTTAACCTAGCGAGGCATTTGGCACCCCATATACTAGTAAATGCTGTTGCTCCTGGAAGCGTGGAAACCGAACTAATTGAAGATGCAGATAAAGAAAGCCTGAAAAAATTAACCCTAACGGGAAAAATAGCAAACCCCGAAGATATAGCACATGCAGTGATATTTCTGCTTGAAAATGATCAGATAACCGGGGAGATAATAGACGTCAACGGGGGCCGTTTGATGGATTAA
- a CDS encoding DUF2284 domain-containing protein: protein MKIVWEKEILAKDIKISPRPIWKCRSCPAYAKNPSCPPYTPSWKETKELMKHYEKTLLIKFEVDPEKFDDEKREVLTYLLNREQELFKNGNFYALAFFPGDCNYCKECEFKKTKKCKIPTKVRFSIDGVGIELSSIVNLNFSESVLYGLILID from the coding sequence ATGAAAATTGTTTGGGAAAAAGAAATCCTCGCCAAAGATATCAAAATTTCACCAAGGCCCATATGGAAGTGTAGAAGCTGCCCCGCATATGCTAAAAACCCTTCTTGCCCACCATATACTCCTTCATGGAAGGAAACCAAAGAATTAATGAAACACTACGAGAAGACCCTTTTGATAAAATTCGAAGTCGATCCTGAGAAATTTGATGATGAAAAGCGAGAGGTTTTAACGTACCTTCTCAATAGAGAACAGGAGTTATTTAAGAACGGAAATTTTTACGCATTGGCTTTCTTTCCAGGAGATTGCAACTACTGCAAAGAGTGTGAATTCAAGAAAACAAAAAAATGCAAAATACCTACAAAAGTCAGGTTCTCAATTGATGGAGTTGGTATAGAGCTCTCGAGCATAGTAAATTTGAACTTTTCCGAAAGTGTTTTGTATGGCCTCATACTAATAGATTAG
- the radA gene encoding DNA repair and recombination protein RadA: MARKKKIEDEVKELDEFEELDALDELSVEEPTKGSNKKEIKSIEDLPGVGPATAEKLREAGYDSLEAIAVASPLELKELAGVSEGAALKIIQAAREAANIGTFMRADEYFQKRAVVGKITTGSKSLDKLLGGGIETQAVSEVFGEFGSGKCFAKDTTVYYENDDVAHVESIEEMYNKYATKNGEIPFDNGFAVPLEVVSVYTFNIKTRKVEKTKVSYIYKEKVSTLVKLKLSTGIELKVTQSHPVLVFKDGLKWIKASEVQIGDRVVGIGEVPPKSEVNLRFHQVESVEIFDYNDYVYDLVVPETHNFIAPNGLILHNTQLAHTLAVIVQKPPEEGGLNGSVVWIDTENTFRPERIKQIAESRGMDPDEVLKNIYVARAFNSNHQMLLVEKAEEIIKEKLPSEKPVKLLVVDSLTGHFRSEYVGRGTLAERQQKLAKHLADLHRLANLYDIAVFVTNQVQARPDAFFGDPTRPIGGHILAHSATVRVYLRKGKAGKRVARLIDSPHLPEGEAAFAITEKGVED, translated from the coding sequence ATGGCGAGAAAGAAAAAGATTGAGGATGAAGTTAAAGAGCTTGATGAATTTGAAGAGTTGGACGCACTTGATGAATTATCTGTTGAGGAGCCAACAAAGGGATCAAATAAGAAAGAGATAAAAAGTATAGAAGATCTACCAGGAGTTGGGCCTGCTACTGCTGAAAAACTCAGAGAAGCTGGATATGATAGTTTGGAAGCAATAGCCGTCGCTTCTCCACTCGAATTAAAAGAACTTGCAGGGGTAAGTGAGGGTGCAGCATTAAAAATAATTCAAGCCGCAAGAGAAGCGGCCAATATTGGGACCTTTATGCGTGCTGATGAATATTTTCAAAAAAGGGCGGTTGTTGGGAAGATTACTACAGGAAGTAAGTCATTAGATAAGCTTTTGGGTGGAGGAATCGAAACACAGGCCGTTTCCGAAGTATTCGGAGAATTTGGGAGTGGTAAATGCTTTGCAAAAGATACGACTGTATATTATGAAAACGATGATGTGGCGCATGTGGAAAGTATAGAGGAAATGTATAATAAGTATGCCACTAAAAATGGGGAAATTCCATTCGACAATGGTTTTGCAGTTCCATTGGAAGTAGTGAGCGTTTATACATTTAATATTAAAACAAGAAAAGTTGAGAAAACTAAGGTTTCGTATATATACAAAGAAAAAGTTTCGACGCTTGTCAAGTTAAAACTTTCTACAGGAATTGAACTGAAAGTAACCCAATCTCACCCAGTCTTGGTATTTAAAGATGGTTTAAAATGGATTAAAGCTTCAGAAGTACAAATTGGGGATAGGGTAGTGGGAATTGGAGAAGTGCCTCCAAAATCAGAGGTTAATTTACGTTTCCACCAAGTAGAAAGTGTTGAAATATTTGACTATAATGACTACGTGTATGATCTTGTTGTTCCAGAAACGCATAATTTCATAGCTCCTAACGGGTTAATACTTCATAACACCCAACTAGCTCATACACTTGCCGTTATTGTTCAAAAACCTCCTGAAGAAGGAGGTTTGAATGGAAGTGTTGTTTGGATTGATACAGAAAACACTTTCAGGCCCGAAAGAATAAAACAAATAGCTGAAAGTAGAGGTATGGACCCGGACGAAGTTTTGAAGAACATCTATGTGGCTAGAGCGTTTAACTCTAACCATCAAATGCTTCTTGTAGAGAAAGCTGAGGAGATAATAAAAGAAAAACTACCTTCAGAAAAGCCAGTAAAGCTGCTTGTGGTAGATTCTTTAACAGGCCACTTTAGATCAGAATACGTGGGAAGAGGAACTCTTGCGGAAAGACAACAAAAGCTTGCCAAGCATTTGGCTGACCTCCATCGCCTAGCCAACCTCTACGATATAGCTGTTTTTGTGACTAACCAAGTACAAGCAAGGCCCGATGCGTTTTTTGGAGATCCAACAAGACCAATTGGTGGGCACATATTGGCTCACTCGGCTACAGTTAGGGTGTACTTGAGGAAAGGAAAAGCGGGTAAGAGAGTCGCTAGGTTGATAGATTCTCCACACTTGCCCGAAGGCGAAGCAGCCTTTGCGATAACGGAGAAAGGTGTCGAAGATTGA
- a CDS encoding potassium channel family protein → MIPLPLVRKLLKLQFKLKRSKLFALALAVVLLALVLALLYMYAENVGFFTALYWAVITMATIGYGDITPSTLLGRIIAIFASIAGIATFTAFVSILAEYFLSGSIRRMMGMHKVKFKGHYVIMGRGESIESALLELRDAISNGQAENKPIIVVLPDENERKKLTLAEEIEIIIGEFTNKETLERANIKDASYVLLALGDDSESVFVTLMIKQLSNAKVFVEALKHESVSLLKQAGADRVITSRTLAGRLLASSIFEPEVVDVLDDITTALGRYDITSMRIPEVEGMKFGEAFNILYNRGLFLIGYATDEIHLMPPLDTIIPNNAKLLVIKSTM, encoded by the coding sequence ATGATACCATTACCTCTAGTGAGGAAGCTTTTAAAACTGCAATTCAAACTGAAGAGGAGTAAGTTATTTGCATTAGCCTTGGCTGTGGTCTTACTTGCGCTTGTTTTGGCGTTATTATATATGTATGCAGAGAACGTTGGCTTTTTCACGGCTCTCTATTGGGCCGTCATCACAATGGCCACGATTGGTTATGGGGACATAACACCAAGTACTTTGTTGGGTAGAATAATCGCAATCTTTGCATCTATTGCAGGGATAGCGACTTTCACAGCATTTGTTTCAATCTTGGCTGAATATTTCTTGTCTGGATCTATAAGGAGGATGATGGGCATGCACAAAGTGAAATTTAAAGGCCATTATGTTATTATGGGTAGGGGAGAGAGTATTGAAAGTGCGCTTCTAGAGCTGAGAGATGCCATTTCTAATGGACAGGCCGAAAATAAACCTATAATTGTCGTGTTGCCGGATGAAAATGAAAGAAAAAAACTCACTCTTGCAGAGGAAATCGAAATCATCATTGGAGAATTTACTAATAAGGAAACTCTGGAGAGAGCAAATATTAAGGATGCTAGTTACGTTTTATTGGCCCTCGGTGATGATTCTGAATCTGTCTTTGTGACATTGATGATAAAGCAGCTCTCAAATGCAAAAGTTTTCGTTGAGGCCCTTAAACATGAAAGTGTTTCTCTTCTAAAACAGGCCGGAGCAGATAGAGTGATAACTAGTAGGACTCTTGCAGGGAGGTTGCTGGCCAGCTCAATATTTGAACCAGAAGTTGTTGATGTATTAGATGACATCACAACGGCTCTTGGGAGATACGATATAACCTCGATGAGAATTCCAGAAGTGGAAGGAATGAAATTTGGTGAAGCATTTAATATTCTATACAATAGAGGCCTATTTCTAATTGGCTATGCTACAGATGAAATTCACCTGATGCCTCCATTAGATACTATAATCCCCAATAACGCTAAACTTCTTGTTATCAAGTCTACAATGTAG
- the nucS gene encoding endonuclease NucS: MKVEVKLNPSKEEVIDLFSRGLSTEAIVTIFARCNVSYDGRAKSELGLGDRVIIIKPDGSFLIHQKEKREPVNWQPPGSSVSLKIGEDKLILRSVRRKPKEILEVGLIDVYLLSYFQAEDYESLALMGSEAEMADLVFENPELIEPGFKPIFKEKSIRHGIIDILGKDKDGNIVVLEFKRRRADLHAVSQLKRYVETMREEYKNVRGILVAPSLTSGAKRLLEKEGLEFKKLTPPKKEKSRKGRQKTLFD; this comes from the coding sequence ATGAAAGTAGAAGTAAAGCTCAATCCCAGTAAAGAAGAAGTCATTGATCTTTTTAGTAGGGGCCTTTCAACAGAAGCCATAGTCACAATATTTGCTAGGTGTAATGTTTCTTATGATGGAAGGGCCAAAAGCGAGCTTGGACTAGGAGATAGAGTAATAATAATAAAACCTGATGGTTCTTTTTTAATCCATCAAAAAGAAAAAAGGGAGCCTGTAAACTGGCAACCTCCTGGAAGTTCTGTCAGTTTAAAGATTGGGGAAGATAAATTAATTCTGAGGAGTGTTAGGCGAAAACCCAAGGAAATCTTGGAAGTAGGGCTTATTGATGTTTATCTATTATCTTATTTTCAAGCCGAGGATTATGAATCATTGGCCCTTATGGGAAGTGAAGCCGAAATGGCAGATTTAGTCTTTGAGAATCCTGAATTAATTGAACCCGGGTTTAAACCGATTTTCAAAGAGAAATCCATTAGACATGGTATTATCGATATACTTGGAAAGGATAAAGATGGTAATATTGTCGTCTTGGAATTTAAGCGGAGAAGGGCAGATTTACATGCTGTTAGTCAGCTCAAGAGGTATGTAGAAACTATGCGGGAAGAATATAAAAATGTGAGGGGAATTCTTGTGGCCCCATCATTGACTTCAGGTGCCAAAAGATTACTGGAGAAAGAAGGGTTGGAATTTAAGAAGCTCACTCCACCAAAAAAAGAAAAGTCTAGAAAAGGGAGGCAGAAAACACTCTTTGATTAA
- a CDS encoding YbhB/YbcL family Raf kinase inhibitor-like protein, with amino-acid sequence MKVLVILLGLFVLVAGCLEGGEKMSLKISSVFGENEFIPSKYACEGADISPPLKLGGLSDEAVTIGIIVDDPDAPVGTFTHWVAWNIPPTSEIPEGVPKEKVVETPIKMVQGRNDFGRIGYNGPCPPRGHGVHHYHFKVYVIDTTLNLKPGATKKDLERAMKGHIIQFGELVGLYERR; translated from the coding sequence ATGAAAGTTTTGGTTATTTTGTTGGGTCTTTTTGTGTTGGTTGCAGGGTGTCTTGAAGGAGGTGAAAAAATGAGTTTGAAGATTAGCTCGGTGTTTGGAGAGAATGAGTTCATACCTTCTAAATATGCCTGTGAAGGTGCAGATATCAGTCCGCCTCTAAAACTTGGTGGATTAAGTGATGAAGCTGTTACCATAGGAATAATAGTTGACGACCCCGATGCTCCTGTAGGAACCTTCACCCATTGGGTAGCTTGGAATATCCCACCTACCAGTGAAATTCCCGAGGGTGTTCCAAAGGAAAAGGTTGTTGAGACTCCGATAAAAATGGTTCAAGGAAGGAACGACTTTGGGAGAATAGGTTATAACGGCCCATGCCCGCCAAGGGGACATGGAGTTCACCATTATCACTTCAAAGTTTATGTTATCGACACAACCCTCAATCTAAAACCAGGTGCAACTAAAAAGGATTTAGAAAGGGCCATGAAGGGCCACATAATTCAGTTTGGGGAGCTTGTTGGCCTTTATGAAAGGAGATGA